Genomic segment of Euzebya rosea:
CCTCGGGGGCCTCGGCGTCGACGTCGACGTCGGCGTTCGGGTGCACCCAGTCGCGCACGGGGCGTTCGTAGGTGGGGCCGTCGTGGGCCAGCGACCCGGCGGGCGCGTCGTGGACCAGCTCGCCACGGCGGGTAAAGACCAGGCGGTCGCCCTCGACGACCCGGCCGATGGGGGTGGCGTCGATCTGCCAGCGCCGGCAGATCTCCAGCACCTCCTCCAGGCGGTCGGGGGAGACCAGCGCCAGCATGCGCTCCTGGGACTCCGAGCAGAGGATCTCCCAGGCGTCCATCGACGCCTCGCGCAGCAGCACGTCGTCGAGGTCGACGCTCATGCCGAGGCCCGCGGCCGACGCCATCTCCGAGGTCGAGCAGGCGATGCCCGCCGCACCCATGTCCTGGATGCCCGACAGCAGGTCGGTGCGGTACAGCTCGAGGCACGACTCGATCAGCTGCTTGCCGGCGAACGGGTCGCCGACCTGGACGTTGGGGCGCTTGGCGTCGTCGACTCCGTCCTCGCCGAACTCGTCCGAGGCGAGGATGCTGGCGCCGCCGATGCCGTCGCGGCCGGTGCGCTGGCCGATCAGGACGGCGATGTCGCCGGTGTTCTCGGCACGGGCCAGCTGGATGTTGTCGGCCGGCAGCGTGCCGACGCAGAAGACGTTGACCAGCGGGTTGCCGTTGTAGCAGGGGTCGAACGACAGCTCGCCGCCGACGGTGGGCACGCCGATGGAGTTGCCGTAGTGGGAGATGCCGCGGACCACGCCGTCGACGACCCACTTGGTCTTGTCCAGCGACGGGTCGCCGAACCGCAGGGGATCCATGAGCGCGATCGGGCGGGCGCCCATCGTGAGGATGTCGCGGATGATCCCGCCGACCCCGGTCGCCGCACCCTGGAAGGGCTCGACGAAGGAGGGGTGGTTGTGGGACTCGATCTTGAACGTGACGGCCATCCCGTCACCCACGTCGACCACACCGGCGTTCTCGCCGGGACCGACGAGGATGCGGTCACCCTCGGTCGGCAGGGTCTTGAGGTAGATCTTGGAGGACTTGTAGGAGCAGTGCTCCGACCACATCACCGAGTACGTGCCCAGCTCCGCGGGGGAGGGCTGCCGGCCCAGCGTCTCGACGATCCGATCGAACTCGTCGTCGGTCAGGCCGAGCTCGGTGGCCAGGGTGCGCGGATCGGGCGCGGGGGCAGGAGTCGGCTGCGCGGAAGCGTGGTCGTGAGTCGTGCTCATACTGCCGAGGAGGGTACGCGCTGCGGCCCGGACCCACCCACCGCGGGGGTGGCCGACGGCCCGGCCCGACGCCTGCAGTCAGGCGGAGGGGACGCGCCGCCGTCAGGCGGGGACGGACGCCCCGACGAGCCGGTCCAGCAGGAAGGCCTTGCCGTCGGTCGAGCCGAGCAGCGCGTCGACGGCGTGCTCGGGATGCGGCATCAGGCCCGCGACGTTGCCGACCTCGTTGGTGACACCCGCGATGTTGTCGACGCTGCCGTTGGGGTTGGCGGCCTCGTCGACGGTGCCGTCGGCGTGGCAGTAGCGCAGCAGCACCTGGCCGTTGGCGGCGAGCGCGGCCGGGTCGTCGTGCACGAAGCGGCCCTCGCCGTTCTTCAGCGGGATCTCGATGACACGTCCCTCGGGACCCCAGGAGAGGTGCTGGTTGCGGTGGATGAACCGCAGGCCGATGTTGCGGGTCAGGGCACCGGGCAGCAGCCCGGCCTCGCAGAGGACCTGGAAGCCGTTGCAGATGCCGAGGACGCGGCCACCGTCGTTGGCGAACTCAACGATCGAGCTCATCGCGGGGGAGAAGCGCGCGATGGCGCCGGCGCGCAGGTAGTCACCGTAGGAGAAGCCGCCCGGGACGACGACGGCGTCGACGTCCTGGAGGTCGGCGTCCCCGTGCCACAGGCGAACGGGGTCGTGGCCGATCTGCTCGACCGCGTACGCGGTGTCGCGGTCGTCGCAGGTGCCCGGGAAGGTGACGATGCCGATGCGCATGCCGGGCAGGGTACCCGGTCAGTCCAGCGGGTTGCCCTCCGGCGGGTTCTCGACCTCGAACTCGGGCACGGGACGCTCGCGGCCCTCCTCGATGGTCTCCGCGACGCCGTTCAGCTCGATGTCGGCGATCAGCCACTCCATCTCCTGGATCTCACGACGCTGCGCGCGGATAATCTCGTCGGCGAGCTGGCGGACGCGGACGTCCTGGATGTCGGCGCGGGTGGACGTCAGGACCGCGATCGAGTGGTGGGGGATCATCGCCTTCATGTACTCGCTGCCGTCGACGGTGAGCTGGCTGCGGACGAGGAAGAGGGAGCCGGCGAACACGATGACCGATCCGATGACGATGGCGGTGTTCAGCCCTTTCCGGCTGTACATGCGCCACATGAACCCGATCATGATCGCCGACATGACCGATCCCATGAGCAGCGCCATCCACGCGCGGGTCTCGCTCCACTGGATGTGCCCCCACGCGTAGGTGTTGAGGTACATCAGGAGGAACATCACCACCGTCGAGGTGGCGATCATGGCGAAGAAGCGGCCGTAGCCCATCCCGCCGCCGCCGTCGTCGTCCGCCCGGTCGTGGCGCGGCGACTCGGCCGTGCGTAGGTCGATCTCGTGGTTGACGTCCTGCATGTGAGGGACCTCCTGGGTGATGTCGGTTCACCCGTTCACGTTCCCGACGACCCGACGCCGGAAACGCGACCTACCGGAATCCCTCGGCCTCCAGCGCGCCCAGCGGGTCGGCCAGCGCCAGCAGGGCCGCGGCGTCGTTGCACGCACGCGAGCGGTCGTCGGGCAGGAACATGCGGCCGCAGATCTCGGCCTCGGCCTGCCGTGCGAGCAAGGCTCCCGCGGCGGTCCCGACGGGCTCCTCCAGCCAGGTGGTGTCGTGCACGATCAGCGGCCCGATCCACAGGGGGTCGGTCCCGTCGCGGGCGAGCCTCGCGTTGACCAGGACCACCGGCACGTCCCCTCCGGTGTCCAGGGTCGAGTCGACGCCGGTCGCCTCGAACTGGGCGAACCGCACGACACCACCGGCCCGGGCGAAGGACTGCAGGCGACGTGCGATCGCCTCGGGGAGGACAAGCTCGCACAGCTCGTCGACGGCGTCGGCGATGCGGTCGATGTCGACGGCGGTGCCACCTGCACGGATGCCCTCGAGCAGCGCGCAGGACGGCGACAGCTCGAGCGGGTCGAGGTCACCGACGTTGTACTCGCCGACCGCGGTGGTCAGGGTCGACCCCTCCACCGGTGGTGGACGCCGTGCCGCGACCGGGACCTCCTCGGGCCCGAAGGCGACGAACGCCCAGATCAGGACCCCGATGGCCGCGGGGATCGCCGCGAGGCCGAGCAGGACGAACCAGCGGGGCAGCAGCGGGTCCTCGAGCTCACCCGTCCGGGCGCCCTCGTAGACCGACACGGCCCGACGCGCGCCGGGCTGTGGGTCCGGTCCGGCCATGCCGGATCAGCCGTCGACGACGGTGACGGTGTAGGCCTCGATCACCGGGTTGGCCAGCAGCTTGTCGGCCACGGCCTCCGCGAGCCCCTGGACGTCGGTCACGTCGTCGTCGATCACCAGCTCGATGTGCTTGCCGATCCGCACCTCGGCGACACCCTCGAAGCCCATGGTGGGCAGGGCACGTTCGACGGCCTGGCCCTGGGGGTCCAGGATCTCGTGCTTCAGCATCACATCGACGTTCACGCGGGGCATGTCAGGTCCAGTCGGAGAAGGGGAGGCCGGTGAGCAGCTCGTAGGCCTCAACGTATCGGGAGCGGGTGCGCTGCACGATCTCGTCGGGCAGCTCGGGGCCGGGAGGGGTCTTGTCCCAGTCCAGCGTCTCGAGCCAGTCGCGGACGTACTGCTTGTCGAACGATCGCTGGGCGCGTCCGGGTTCGTAATCGTCGGCGGGCCAGAAGCGGGACGAGTCGGGGGTCAGCACCTCGTCGATGAGCACGATCTCGCCGTCCACGAGGCCGAACTCGAACTTGGTGTCGGCGAGGATGATGCCCCGCTCGCGGGCGTGGTCGGCCGCCCGGCCGTACAGCTCGAGGGTCAGGTCGCGGACACGTTCGGCGACGTCGAGCCCGACGATGTCGACCGCGGTGGCGAAGTCGATGTTCTCGTCGTGGTCGCCGAGCTCGGCCTTGGTCGCCGGGGTGAACAGCACCTCGGGCAGCTGCTGGGACTCCTGCAGGCCCTCGGGGAGCGCGATGCCGCAGACGGTCCCGTCGGCGCGGTACTCCTTCCAGCCCGATCCCGACAGGTACCCACGGGCCACGCACTCGATCGCCAGCGGCTGCGCCCGTCGGCACAACATCGAGCGGCCGGCCAGCACGTCGGCGTGGTCGGCCAGTCCCTCGGGGAAGTCCGCCGGGTCGGTGGCGATCAGGTGGGTGGCGACGACGTCCCCCAGCCGGTCCAGCCAGAACGCGGTCATGGCCGTCAGCACCTTGCCCTTGTCGGGGATCGGGGTCGGCATGACCACGTCGAAGGCGCTGATGCGGTCGCTGGCGACCAGCAGCAGCTGGTCCTCGCCGACCGCGAAGATCTCGCGGACCTTGCCGGCGCCGAGGCGGGTGACGCCGGGCAGTGCGGCGACGGAGTCGAGTTCGCTCATGGCCGCCGAGGGTAAAGGACCGGAGCCGCCGTTCCACACGTCCGTCAGGTTGCCGACCCTTCAGCCGTACCCGTGCCCGAGGACTACGCTGCACCGCGCAGCGACGACGGTCGCTGCCGCCCCGTCGCCGATCGAACGGGAGACCCCCATCACCCCCACCGCCGACACCGGACCGACCCCCAGCGGGGAGGTCCGTCGCCACGTGCGCGTCGAGGGGCACGTCCAGGGGGTCTTCTACCGCGCCACCACCCAGCGGACGGCCCGTGAGCACGGCACGACCGGGTGGATCCGCAACCGGCCCGACGGCACCGTGGAGCTGGAGGTGCAGGGGCCGGCCGACGCGGTCGAGCGGGTCGTGGCGTTCTGCCGGTCCGGGCCGTCCGACGCCCGGGTCGTCCAGGTCCTGGTGGACGACCGGCCGACCGTCGACGGCGAGGAGGACTTCGAGGTGCGATGACCGTCCGGCTGTCCTCTCCCGACAAGGTCCTGTGGCCCGATGTCGGCCTGACCAAGGCGGACCTGTTCGCCTACGTCACCGACGCGGCCCCGCGCCTGCTGCCGCAGGTGGTCGACCGGCCGTTGTCGCTCAAGCGCTTCCCCAAGGGCGTGCAGGGCAAGGGGTTCTTCCAGAAGGACCTGCCCGACCACGCGCCCGAGACGATCGGCCGATGGCGGGTGTGGGCCGACTCGGCCGACCGCGAGGTGGCCTACGCCCTGGTCGACGACGTCGACGGCCTCCAGTGGCTGGCCCAGCAGAACACCATCGAGCTGCATCCGGCGCTGCTTCGCGTCGACCGTCCCGACCGCGCGGACCAGCTCGTGTTCGACATCGATCCCGGCCCGATGCAGGTCCCACCGGGCCGGGTGGCCCTGTGGGTCAAGGAGGTCCTGGACGAGCTCGAGCTGGCGGCCCGGGTGAAGACCTCCGGCGGCAAGGGGGTCCACGTGATCGTTCCGATCGAGCGTCGCTACGGGCCCGAGCTGCTGCGGCCGCTCACCCTCGCGATCGCCCGCATGGTCGCCGAGCGGCACCCCGACGAGCTGACGGTGGAGATGCGCAAGGCCGAGCGCAAGGGGCGGACGCTGGTCGACTGGTCCCGCGGGGGCGGGTCGACGCTGATCGCGGCGTGGAGCCCCCGTGCCCGGGCCGAGGCGACGGTGGCCATGCCGCTGTCGTGGGACCAGGTCGACGTCGACCTCGACCCCACCCGCTGGACGATGCGCAACGCCCTGGACCTCGACGACCCGTGGGCCGACGACGGCGTGTCGCCGCAGCGTCTGGAGCACGCCCGGGAGGCCGTGCAGGCCGCCGGATTCGAGCTGGTCGACGCCAGCCCGCGGGACCGCACGGCCAACGCGCTGTCCCGCGGGGGCCTGGCCCGCGACGCCGCTGGACGCCGGGGGGACTGAGCGCCACCGGGCGGTACCGGCCGACGGGTCGGGCGCGGTCCCGGACGCAGGGCGTATCCTCGCCGCCCGTGTCGACCTCCTCCCAGCCCCGCCCCCGTGAGCCCCACACCACCGTCCTCGGGATGGTCGGTGGCGGACAGCTCGCCCGCATGACCGCCCTCGACGCCGCACGCCTCGGCGTGGACGTCCGCGTCCTCGCCGGCGCCTCGGACCAGGGCGTCCGTGGCCTGTTCGAGGTGGTCGACGGCGCCCACGACGACCCGGCCGCGCTGACCCGCCTGGCCGACCAGGTCGACGTGGTGACCTTCGACCACGAGCTGGTCCCGCTGGACGCGATCGCGGCGCTGGAGGCCGACGGCCACCCGGTGCGCCCGTCGAGCACGACCCTGTCGTTCACCGACAAGCTCCACCAGCGACAGGCGTTCGCCGACGCCGGCCTGCCCGTGCCGCCGTTCGCCCGCGTCACCTCCACCGCCGAGGTCGAGGCCTTCGCTGCCGAGCACGGCTGGCCCGTCGTGCTCAAGGCCCCGCGCGGTGGCTACGACGGCCGCGGGGTCTCCGTGGCCGACGACCTGGCCGCCGCCGAGGACATGCTGGCTGCCGCGGCCGGCCGGCCGCTGCTGGCCGAGGCCCACCTGGACCTGGCGATGGAGCTGGCCGTCCTCGTGGTCACCTCCGCAACCGGCGAACGTGCCGTCTACGACGTGGTCGAGTCGGTCCAGGTCGAGGGCATGTGCCGTGAGGTGCACGCCGCCGCCGACCACCTGCCGGTCTCGATGGTGGCCGAGGGGCGGCGGCTGGGCGAACGCGTCGCCGACCTGGTGGAGTCCGTCGGGGTCCTGGCCGTCGAGCTGTTCGTCGTCGGCGATCAGGTGCTGGTCAACGAGATCGCCCCCCGACCGCACAACTCCGGTCACCACACCATCGACGGCTGCGTGACGTCGCAGTTCGAGAACCACGCCCGGGCGGTGCTCGGCTGGCCGCTCGGGTCCGTCGCCCCGACCGCGCCGGTCACGGTGATGGTCAACGTCGTCGGGACCGACGTCGACCCCCGCGAACGGGTGGCCGCGGTCACCGACGACGTCCGCATCCACCTGTACGGCAAGTCCGTGCGACCGGGCCGCAAGATCGGCCACGTGACCGCCACCGGTACCGATCATGCCGAGGTCGCTGAGCGCGCCCGACGGGCCGTGGCGATCCTCGAGGGCACCACCGCCACCACCAGCGCAGGAGCAACGACATGAGCCAGGCCCCCATCGTCGGGATCACCATGGGCAGCGACAGCGACCTGCCCGTCATGGGTGCCGCCGCCGACGTGCTGAAGGAGTTCGGCGTCCCCCACGAGGTGCGCGTCGTCTCGGCCCACCGCACCCCCCAGGTCCTGGCCGACTACGGCACGACCGCGGCCGAGCGCGGCCTGAAGGTGATCATCGCCGGCGCCGGCGGCGCGGCGCACCTGCCCGGCATGCTCGCGGCCTTCACCACACTGCCGGTCATCGGCGTGCCCGTCCCCAACGGCGCGCTGAACGGCATGGACGCCCTGCTGTCGATCGCCCAGATGCCCGGTGGCGTCCCGGTGGCGACCGTCGCGATCGGCAACGCCAGGAACGCCGGGCTCCTGGCCGTCCGGATGCTCGCCACGGCCGACCCCGCGCTGGCCGACAGGCTCGCGGCGGACCAGCAGGCCATGAAGGACATGGTGGCCGACAAGGACGACCGCGTCCGCGCCCGCTACGCCGGCGAGAGCGGCTTCGGCTTCACCGGCTGACCCCGATCGGCTGCACCCCCGGGCCAGCCGTCCGGAGAGGGGCCGTCAGTCCTTGGGTGCCCAGTGCACCAGCGCCAGGTCGTCGGTCTGGGTGGCATGCGGGCAGACCTTCTGGGCAAGGGCGTAGACGTCACAGTCCGGTGCCATCGCCGAGCCCTCGCGGCAGCACGTCATCAGGCGGGCGAACCCCTCGTCGAGGTCCTCGTCCCGTCGCTCGACCAGCCCGTCGGTGAACAGCAGCAGGCCCTCGCCGTCCTCGAGGCGCACCTCGCAGGCCGGGTCGTACACACAGGGACCCACGCCGAGGGGAGGTGACGCACCCTGTCGCAGGACCCGGGGGTTCGGGCCCGTGACCACGGGCGGCATCGCGCCGGCCCGGGCCCAGCGGACCGTCCGGCCGTCGGCGCTGATCCGCATCGCCAGCAGCGCCGCGCCGTCGCACCCGGGAAGGTCCGCGCAGGCCGTCGCGATGCGGTTGATCGTGTCCGCCGGGGTCGCCGCCTGTCCAGCGAACACGGCCCGTGCTGCCGCACGGAGCTGCGCGGCCGCGTGGGTACTGGTCACCCCGTGGCCGACGACGTCACCGACGACGACGTCCATCTCGCCGGTCGGCCGCAGGAACGCGTCGTAGAAGTCGCCGCCGACGTCGTGGGTGTCGAGGACCGGCCGGTACTTGCCCTGCAGCCGACCGTGGGGGTGCTGCGGGAGGGACGGCGGGATCAGGCGGCGCTGCAGGTCGTGCACCATCGTGGTGTAGCCCTTGCTGGTCGCCACCGCGTCGGTCACGAGGGCCGCGAGCTGCTCGAGGATGTGGACGGTCCTCGTGTCCCAGGCATGTCGCTCGTCGTCGATGACGCAGAAGCTGCCGAGGATCCTGCCGTCCGGATCGCGGATCGGTACGCCGCAGTAGGCCTCGACACCGATGTCCAGCCGTGCGGGATGGTCCACGAACGCCGGGTCCGCCCCGAGGTCGTCGATGACGACCGGCTTCTCCGACGTGACGACGTTCTGGCAGACCGAGTGCGACAGGGGGGTCTCGCGCGCGCTCGCCCAGGGATCGTGCAGTCCGTGCTCGCTGGTGAAGTACTGGCGATCCTCGTCGACCATCGAGATCAGCGACACCGGGGCACCGGTCAGCGACGACGCCAGCTGGGTCAGCCGATCCAGGTGGTGGAACGTGTCGTGGCGGAGCAGGCCGCTGCCGCGGAGGGCACCGAGTCGAACTCGATCGCCCACCGCGGGGCTGGTCGCGCCCTCGACGTTCGTTGCCACCACGGGGCCGACTGTAGCAACGAAGCCCGTCGGTCTCCGACCCGGCGGAGGGTCACACTTCTGGGTTTGCAATCCGAACTCAGTCGTGCCATGCTGCGTTCACATTCCGAACTCAAGGGGGTATCCGTGCTCGTCCCGCTGTCCTCGCCGCGTCAGGCCACACCGCCGGCATCCGCACCACCGGGGCCCAGTCCCCGTTCGCTGGCCGACGACGGCATGCCCCTCGTGGGCGCCGCATCGTTGTTCGAAGGGTCCTGGACCCGACGACGTGTGCTCACCACCGGACACGGCCCCGTGGTGATCCGCGCCGCCACGCCGCTCGACACGTCGTCGGTCGACCACTTCGTGCGCACCCTGTCGCCGACCGCACGGTTCCGTCGCTTCCATTCGGCGGTCAACCGGCTGACGGACCGCCAGCTCGCCGGCCTCGTCGACGTCGACCACCGGGACCGCGAGACCCTGCTGGCCGTCAGCGGTCGCACCGTCGTCGGGATGGGGCAGTACCTGGTCCAGGCCCACCCGAAGGACTCCGTGGACCTCGCTGTGGTGGTGGCCGACGACTGGCAGCGCCTGGGACTGGGACGTGAGCTGCTGTCGGCCACGGTCGAAGCCGCAAGCGCCAACGGGTTCCGCACGGCCACGGCGTACGTCCAGGCGGAGAACCGCGCCATGCTGTCGCTGCTCAGGGGCGTCCCCATGCCCATGGTCAGCGCCAACGAGGGTTCGGTGGTCGAGGTGCTGATCGACCTGTCGACGATCGGTCCGGGTCGGGCCTGAGCGCTGGTTCAGGGGCGGCGTCGCACGTCGGGGGCGGCGTGGCCCGTCACCTGCAGCTCGATGTGGTCCGACCCGACCATGCCCAGCAGGTGCAGGTCCGCGTTGCCGGTGACGGTGACCCCGATCGAGGCCTCGGTCGCGTCGACGACGACGGTGTCCACCCGCGTGCGGTCGTGGTGGGCGTCCACTGCCCGGAGGGCACGCTGACGTGCCACCGACGGGTCGAGCCGGACCTCGCCCGAACGCAGCGCGCCGTCGTCGAGGGCGGTGGCGCCGGCAACCGCGGCGTCATCGGCCACCGCGGCCAGCCGGGCCCGGACCGAGGCCGCCGACCACAGGTCCAGGCTGACGCCCCCGAGCAGCAGGAGCAGGACCGGCACGACCATCAGCCAAGCCGTCACCGATCCCCGGTCCTCGGCCCAGCAGCCGGCGGGATCGTCGAGGCCTCGACGGTTGGCGGGGCCCCGGTGTGGGGCGGGGCCGCCGTGGGCGGCGGGGCCTCGGTGGTAGGCGCGGCGTCGGTGGTCCTCGGGCCGCATCGCGGTCATCGCCCCCGGTAGGGGTCGAGGGCTCGGGCGTGCTCGCCGGTGACCGACGGGCCGTCGACGGTTCCACCACCGGGCAGTGTCACGGGCGCGGTCGGCAGGACCACCCTGACACGGACCTGCCCGTCGCGGGGCAGGGTCGGGCCGGACGGCAGGTCGACGGTCACGGTCGCCTCGTCCGTCGGGAGCCCTCGGCGGTCGAGCACCTCCATGGCGGCCCGTGCCGCAGCCGCCCGCGCGGTGACGGCGTCGGTCGCGGCGGCGGCGGCCCGGGCACCCTCCCGCGCCGCGACCGCCACGGTCTCGTGCCGTGCCGCCCAGCTCGGCAGGACGGCGATGACCAGCAGCGTCGGCACGACGAGCAACGCGACCCCGACCATCCACTCGGCTGTGACGAAGCCCCGGTCGTCGTGTGCCCGGCGGTGCCCGGTCGGTTGGTCACCGCCGGCGACACGTGCTGGCCGGGACGGCATCAGTCGACGGCGAGCGCCGCGCTGTGGGCGGTGGCCGAGGTGACGTGCGTGGGGACGAGCGGCAGCCAGCCGCCGAACGTGGCGTGGACCTCGGCAGCGGCACCCTCCGGGGCAACCGTGCAGGTGGCCGGGGCGGCATCCGACGCCATCGGCCCGAGTCCATCCGCCACGACCGACCCGACCCGTACGGCACACGACACCGGGTCGCCGGTGGCCACGCCCTGGCGAACACCTTCCTCGACCGCGGCCTGCAGGATGCCGTCGGCGTAGCGCAGCACGAGCAGGTTCGCGACGACGACGAGGAGGAGCATCGTGAACCCGGTGGTCGCCACGAAGGCCGCCGTCACGTGGCCGCCGTCCCCGTCACGCCCTCGACGCGAGGGCCTCACATGCCCAGCGCCGCGCGCATGCGGTCGATGAACTGGGCGCCCATGTCGCTGAGCCCGCCCCAGATGGCGACGATGACCGCCAGGGCGAGGGCGGCGTTGCCGAGGAGCTCGGCGGTGCTGAACCCCTCCTCCTCGCGCACGTCGGCGAGTCGTGTGGTCAGCCAGGTCACGACGGTCAGGTACACGGTGTCTCCTCGATGCACGGGCCCACCCCGGGCCGGGTCGAGGGCGAACGCTACGGACGGGAAGGGGGCCCAGCACAAGGCCCAGCACAAGGCCCAGCCCGAACCGCAGGTGACCGTCGCGGCGTTTGCCCGTTCGCCCACCGGGAAGGTGTCCCGGCAACGAGCCCCGACCCCCAGAAGAGGTACGACCGCATGGACACCGACCTACGACCCCCACGCGCCGAGGAGAGCCTCGGCGAGCTGGCCAAGCAGGCCAGCCAGCAGGCCTCGACCCTCATACGGGACGAGGTGGCCCTGGCGAAGATCGAGCTCAAGCAGGACATGCGCGAGGCCGTGGCCGGGATCAGCCTGTTCAGCGCCGCAGGTGTCACCGCCCTCCTGTCGGTGCTGATGCTCTCGGCCGCCGCCGGGTTCGGGATCGGCACCGCCATGGGTGAGGGCTGGACGTGGGCCGGCTTCGCCATCGTCGGGATCGTGTACCTGGTCATCGCCGGCCTCGCTGCCGTGATGGGCCGCAAGCACACCGAGGAGATCCCTCCGCCCGCCCCCCGCACCACCCGCCAGGTCAAGGAGACCGTCGCAGCGACCAAGGAGATCGGCCGATGAACACCGAGACCGCATCGAACGGCACCCCCACCTCCCCGGACGGCCTGGAGCGCGAGATCGAGCGCACCCGCGACGAGCTCGTCGGCACGGTCGACGCGATCGTCGAGCGTGTGCACCCCAAGGAGGTTGCCGACCGCAACGCCGAGCAGCTGAAGCGCGATGCCCAGCGTGCGCTCGACACCGCGCAGGAGCGCGCCGAGGAGCTGCAGGACCGGGCCTCGACCTTCGTCGAGGAGCACCCCGACCGCGCCAAGAACTACGCGATCGGTGCCGGCCTGTTCCTGGCCGTGCTGCTGCTGCGCCGTCGCCGTCGGCGCCGCGCCGCGAGCTGATCTCCACGACCTGACCACGACTGACGGGCCACGCCGTTCGCTGGTCCTCGAGGCCGCCGTCTCCTGCGACGGCGGCCTTCGGCTGTCCGGTGTCGAGATGACCGATCGCCCGGCCTCGCCACCCGTGCCATGCTCGCTCGTGTGACCTCACTCCCGCCGTCTCGTCACCTGCTTCGCGCCAGGGACCTGGCCGACGCCCGCTACGCCGAGCCGATCCTCGTCGACGACATGGCCGCTGCGGCGGGGCTGTCCCGGGCCCACTTCATCCGCGAGTTCCGCAAGGCGTTCGGCGAGACACCGCACCAGTACCTGCTGACCCGTCGGCTGGAACGGGCAGCGTCACTGCTCCGCCGCACCGATCGCACCGTGGCGGCCATCTGCTACATGG
This window contains:
- a CDS encoding GAF domain-containing SpoIIE family protein phosphatase, with the protein product MATNVEGATSPAVGDRVRLGALRGSGLLRHDTFHHLDRLTQLASSLTGAPVSLISMVDEDRQYFTSEHGLHDPWASARETPLSHSVCQNVVTSEKPVVIDDLGADPAFVDHPARLDIGVEAYCGVPIRDPDGRILGSFCVIDDERHAWDTRTVHILEQLAALVTDAVATSKGYTTMVHDLQRRLIPPSLPQHPHGRLQGKYRPVLDTHDVGGDFYDAFLRPTGEMDVVVGDVVGHGVTSTHAAAQLRAAARAVFAGQAATPADTINRIATACADLPGCDGAALLAMRISADGRTVRWARAGAMPPVVTGPNPRVLRQGASPPLGVGPCVYDPACEVRLEDGEGLLLFTDGLVERRDEDLDEGFARLMTCCREGSAMAPDCDVYALAQKVCPHATQTDDLALVHWAPKD
- a CDS encoding GNAT family N-acetyltransferase, translated to MLVPLSSPRQATPPASAPPGPSPRSLADDGMPLVGAASLFEGSWTRRRVLTTGHGPVVIRAATPLDTSSVDHFVRTLSPTARFRRFHSAVNRLTDRQLAGLVDVDHRDRETLLAVSGRTVVGMGQYLVQAHPKDSVDLAVVVADDWQRLGLGRELLSATVEAASANGFRTATAYVQAENRAMLSLLRGVPMPMVSANEGSVVEVLIDLSTIGPGRA
- a CDS encoding phage holin family protein, yielding MDTDLRPPRAEESLGELAKQASQQASTLIRDEVALAKIELKQDMREAVAGISLFSAAGVTALLSVLMLSAAAGFGIGTAMGEGWTWAGFAIVGIVYLVIAGLAAVMGRKHTEEIPPPAPRTTRQVKETVAATKEIGR
- a CDS encoding DUF3618 domain-containing protein → MNTETASNGTPTSPDGLEREIERTRDELVGTVDAIVERVHPKEVADRNAEQLKRDAQRALDTAQERAEELQDRASTFVEEHPDRAKNYAIGAGLFLAVLLLRRRRRRRAAS
- a CDS encoding helix-turn-helix domain-containing protein; the encoded protein is MLARVTSLPPSRHLLRARDLADARYAEPILVDDMAAAAGLSRAHFIREFRKAFGETPHQYLLTRRLERAASLLRRTDRTVAAICYMVGLESVGSFTSSFTRIHGMSPTAYRAAHPPAQTFARVPACVVRANSRPANRTFREDERPGPSVP